Proteins from a genomic interval of Mustela lutreola isolate mMusLut2 chromosome 4, mMusLut2.pri, whole genome shotgun sequence:
- the LRIT2 gene encoding leucine-rich repeat, immunoglobulin-like domain and transmembrane domain-containing protein 2 — protein MASVSHYFLLVLVFLDSHAAQPPCLPGCTCSEDSFSRALRCISISLGKIPRNHPEQLKLLRIENSPLFELPRGSFINMSTLEYLWLNFNNISVIHPGALEHLSELKELRLEGNKLRSVPWTAFQATPLLRVLDLKHNRIDVLPELALQFLINLTYLDLSSNRLTVVSKSVFLNWLVYQKHPQPGCGAKVLSSMVLALHNNPWVCDCRLRGLVQFVKSISIPVILANSYLMCQRPLSKAGQLFHETELSACMKPQVSTPSASVTIQKGQNVTLRCQARASPSPTIAWTYPLSMWREFNVLTSSTADDTALSELIIPAAHLVDRGNYTCVASNFLGRSTLVISLHVQPAQALPPSFPSQDNAYVDLRVIRQTVHGILLEWLAVADAPEEKWFTLYLTSDETLRKEVVHLGPGINMYAVEDLLPGTKYEACLSLEGQPAHRGRCVVFVTGRDHHELEGRERLLHVAVVLCAVLLVVPVGAYVWAAQAPCSCGEWTLPCCPQRRKAPRCPRAAPQQWDSSCREPIAVCEDGLSPRDAEGHEEKDREEDWG, from the exons ATGGCTTCAGTTTCCCATTATTTCCTGCTAGTTCTGGTCTTTCTGGATTCACATGCAGCTCAGCCACCCTGTCTGCCAGGATGTACCTGCTCAGAGGACAGTTTCAGCAG GGCTCTGCGGTGCATATCTATCTCTTTAGGAAAGATCCCAAGGAACCATCCTGAACAGTTAAAGTTGTTGAGAATTGAAAATTCACCCTTATTTGAACTGCCTCGAGGGTCCTTCATCAACATGAGCACATTGGAATACCTTTGGCTTAATTTTAATAACATCTCTGTGATACACCCGGGAGCCCTAGAGCACCTGTCAGAACTGAAAGAGCTGAGACTGGAGGGGAACAAACTCCGTTCAGTACCATGGACAGCATTCCAAGCCACACCTCTCCTGAGGGTCTTGGATCTCAAACACAACAGGATTGATGTGCTCCCTGAGCTAGCCCTTCAGTTCTTGATCAACCTGACCTACCTTGACCTATCCTCCAATAGGCTTACAGTTGTATCTAAGAGTGTCTTCTTGAACTGGCTAGTCTATCAGAAACACCCGCAGCCTGGCTGTGGAGCCAAGGTTCTCTCCAGCATGGTGCTAGCACTGCACAACAACCCCTGGGTATGTGACTGTCGCTTGAGGGGACTTGTCCAGTTTGTAAAGTCCATCAGCATCCCGGTCATCCTGGCGAATTCCTACCTGATGTGCCAACGCCCTCTCTCCAAGGCAGGGCAACTTTTTCATGAAACTGAGCTCAGTGCTTGCATGAAGCCACAAGTCTCAACCCCCAGTGCCAGTGTCACCATCCAGAAGGGACAGAATGTGACCCTGAGATGCCAGGCACGGGCCAGCCCTTCACCAACCATTGCGTGGACTTACCCCCTGAGCATGTGGCGGGAATTCAATG tgtTGACTTCATCTACTGCAGACGACACTGCTCTGTCGGAACTGATCATACCTGCTGCCCATCTGGTAGACAGAGGCAATTACACCTGTGTGGCCTCCAACTTCCTGGGTAGGAGCACCCTTGTCATCTCCCTCCATGTCCAGCCCGCCCAggccctgcctccctctttcccttcacaGGACAATGCCTATGTTGACCTGCGGGTCATCAGGCAGACGGTGCACGGGATTTTGCTGGAGTGGTTGGCAGTGGCAGATGCTCCTGAGGAGAAATGGTTCACCCTCTACCTTACATCAGATGAAACGCTCAGGAAGGAAGTGGTGCACCTTGGCCCCGGAATCAACATGTACGCTGTGGAGGACCTCCTTCCTGGCACGAAATATGAGGCATGCCTCAGCCTGGAGGGCCAGCCTGCACACCGGGGCCGGTGTGTGGTCTTTGTGACGGGCAGAGACCACCATGAGCTGGAGGGCCGGGAGCGCCTTCTGCATGTCGCAGTGGTCCTGTGTGCGGTGCTGCTTGTGGTGCCCGTGGGTGCCTATGTCTGGGCagcccaggctccctgcagctGTGGGGAATGGACGCTTCCCTGCTGTCCTCAGCGCAGGAAGGCCCCCAGGTGCCCGCGTGCGGCGCCACAGCAGTGGGACTCCTCCTGCAGAGAACCCATAGCAGTCTGTGAGGATGGCCTGAGCCCCAGAGATGCTGAAGGGCAtgaggagaaagacagagaggaagactggGGCTGA